The following are from one region of the Halobacteriovorax vibrionivorans genome:
- the metH gene encoding methionine synthase — protein sequence MTNVTDIRSQLEDKIKNRILFLDGAMGTMVQQYHLKEEDFRGDVFKDTKIDLKGNNDLLNLTRPEIIKEIHLKYLEAGADIIETNTFSGTRIAQDDYNLSEYAYEINVQAAKIAKEACLEFMDKNPDRKCYVAGALGPTNKTASISPDVNNPAFRGITFDELVDNYYEQTKGLIDGGADLLLAETSFDTLNLKAAIFAMRKYLDDNNLDTPIMLSVTITDASGRTLSGQTVEAFWNSIEHARPFSVGINCALGAKEMRPYIEELSRVSNCYISCYPNAGLPNPLSDTGYDEKPNETASLLTDFAESGLVNIVGGCCGTTPEHINAIYNHLKDIKPRSIHDLPETQRLSGLEPLNLNHHGQRPFIMVGERTNVTGSPRFARLIREENFEAALDVARQQVENGANIIDINFDEGLLDSKACMVKFLNLIASEPDICKVPIMIDSSKWEVIEEGLKCVQGKSIVNSISLKEGEEQFKEHAKKILQYGAAVVVMAFDEKGQAASKEEKVSICQRAFKILTEEVGFPATDIIFDPNVLTVGTGIEEHNDYAINFIEAVREIKETCPGALTSGGISNISFSFRGNNVVREAMHSSFLYHAIKAGLDMGIVNAGMLEVYENIKPELLEKIEDVLFNRKENATDELIDYAEQFKGVKSKAKEDDLSWREGTLQERISHSLVKGIGKFIEEDVEEARQELGSPLDVIEGPLMNGMGIVGELFGEGKMFLPQVVKSARVMKQAVAYLEPYMEKDKEGKSKKNTFVIATVKGDVHDIGKNIVGVVMACNGYNVVDLGVMVSCEDIIKAAKEHNAKIIGLSGLITPSLDEMIHNVAEFNRQGLETPVLIGGATTSKTHTAVKIAPECTSPVVHVGDASQTVGICNSLLNEKLRENFIKDLRDNQKRTKEYFENKKDSVQATIPLEEARKRNRINPEDTFKEFTPPYIGERKFDDIEVKEIAKYIDWSPFFWTWELKGIYPNILSHKDYGEEAKKLYQEAQDILDDIIDNNRFNPKAVLGFWPAYSKEEEVILLDENKNEFGTFNFLRQQKEKTQNDRPYLSLADYILPKGDKQDYIGSFVVTIGKEVEEYAKTFEDKGDDYTSIMVKAVGDRLAEAYAELIHERARQMCGIEKERELSLEELIKEKYTGIRPAAGYPACPDHTEKSKIWEYLKVEEHTGAILTESYAMYPASSVSGYIFFNPGAKYFNILNIAKDQVESYAKQKNQKVEEIERWLRPIL from the coding sequence ATGACAAATGTAACTGATATTCGTAGTCAGCTTGAAGACAAAATAAAAAACCGAATTCTATTTCTTGATGGTGCTATGGGAACAATGGTTCAACAATACCATCTAAAAGAAGAAGACTTTCGAGGTGATGTTTTTAAAGATACTAAAATTGATCTTAAGGGAAACAATGATCTATTAAATCTGACTCGTCCTGAAATTATAAAGGAAATTCACCTTAAATATCTCGAAGCTGGTGCAGATATCATTGAAACAAATACATTCTCTGGAACGCGAATCGCACAAGACGATTATAACCTCAGTGAATATGCCTATGAAATAAATGTTCAAGCTGCAAAGATTGCAAAAGAAGCTTGCCTTGAATTTATGGATAAGAACCCTGATAGGAAATGCTATGTAGCAGGGGCCCTTGGGCCAACAAATAAAACGGCTTCGATCTCTCCTGATGTTAATAATCCTGCATTCCGCGGGATTACTTTTGATGAGCTCGTGGATAATTACTACGAACAAACAAAAGGGCTAATTGATGGTGGCGCCGATTTACTTCTTGCAGAAACTTCCTTTGATACTTTAAATCTAAAAGCAGCAATTTTTGCAATGAGAAAGTATCTCGATGACAATAATCTTGATACTCCTATTATGCTTTCAGTTACAATTACTGATGCCTCGGGAAGAACCCTCTCAGGACAAACTGTTGAGGCATTTTGGAATTCAATCGAACACGCAAGGCCATTTAGCGTTGGTATTAACTGCGCTTTAGGTGCAAAGGAGATGCGTCCATATATTGAAGAATTATCAAGAGTTTCAAATTGTTATATCTCCTGCTATCCAAATGCAGGACTGCCTAATCCTTTAAGTGATACTGGTTATGATGAAAAACCAAATGAAACGGCCTCCCTTCTAACTGATTTTGCAGAGTCTGGACTTGTTAATATTGTGGGTGGATGTTGTGGAACAACACCAGAGCATATCAATGCAATTTATAATCATTTAAAAGATATTAAGCCTCGTAGTATTCACGATTTACCTGAGACTCAAAGACTATCAGGGCTTGAGCCACTGAATTTAAATCACCATGGGCAAAGACCTTTTATCATGGTTGGAGAGAGAACAAATGTAACCGGCTCTCCTCGCTTTGCTCGATTAATACGAGAAGAAAACTTTGAAGCGGCACTAGATGTTGCCCGCCAACAAGTTGAAAATGGTGCCAATATAATTGATATCAACTTTGACGAAGGTCTTCTGGACTCTAAGGCTTGTATGGTGAAGTTTCTAAACCTTATCGCTTCTGAGCCAGATATCTGCAAAGTACCAATTATGATCGATTCTTCAAAATGGGAAGTTATCGAAGAAGGTCTAAAGTGTGTTCAAGGAAAAAGTATTGTGAATTCAATCTCGCTAAAAGAGGGGGAAGAACAATTTAAAGAACATGCTAAGAAGATCCTTCAATATGGAGCTGCCGTTGTTGTTATGGCCTTTGATGAAAAAGGACAAGCTGCTTCAAAAGAAGAAAAAGTTTCAATCTGCCAAAGAGCATTCAAGATTCTAACAGAAGAGGTTGGTTTTCCAGCAACAGATATCATTTTCGATCCAAACGTTCTAACTGTTGGAACAGGAATTGAAGAACATAATGATTACGCAATTAACTTCATCGAAGCAGTACGAGAAATAAAAGAGACTTGCCCTGGTGCACTTACTAGTGGTGGGATATCAAATATTTCATTTTCTTTCCGAGGAAATAATGTCGTTCGCGAGGCAATGCATAGCTCTTTTCTCTATCATGCAATTAAAGCAGGTCTTGATATGGGGATTGTTAATGCTGGAATGCTTGAAGTCTATGAAAATATTAAACCTGAGCTATTAGAGAAAATTGAAGACGTTCTATTTAATCGTAAAGAAAATGCAACAGATGAACTAATAGACTACGCCGAACAATTTAAAGGCGTTAAATCAAAAGCTAAAGAAGATGACTTATCTTGGCGTGAAGGCACTCTTCAAGAAAGAATTTCTCACTCTCTTGTAAAAGGGATTGGAAAGTTTATTGAGGAAGATGTCGAGGAAGCAAGACAAGAGCTAGGCTCACCTCTTGATGTTATCGAAGGCCCATTAATGAATGGTATGGGTATTGTTGGAGAACTTTTCGGTGAAGGGAAAATGTTTCTCCCACAAGTAGTTAAGAGTGCTCGAGTCATGAAACAAGCTGTCGCCTATCTTGAACCATACATGGAAAAAGATAAGGAAGGTAAAAGTAAGAAGAATACTTTTGTTATCGCAACAGTAAAGGGTGATGTTCACGACATCGGTAAAAATATTGTTGGTGTTGTAATGGCCTGCAATGGATATAACGTTGTCGACCTAGGTGTTATGGTAAGCTGTGAAGATATAATAAAGGCAGCAAAAGAACATAATGCAAAAATCATTGGCCTTAGTGGTCTGATTACTCCTTCACTTGATGAAATGATCCATAATGTTGCAGAATTTAATCGTCAAGGACTTGAAACACCAGTTCTAATTGGTGGTGCCACAACAAGTAAGACACACACTGCAGTAAAAATTGCACCAGAATGTACAAGTCCAGTCGTTCATGTAGGAGATGCATCTCAAACAGTTGGAATATGTAACAGCTTATTAAATGAAAAGCTTCGCGAAAACTTTATTAAGGATCTTAGAGATAATCAAAAAAGAACAAAAGAATATTTTGAAAATAAAAAAGACTCTGTTCAGGCTACAATACCTCTTGAGGAAGCTCGTAAGAGAAACCGCATTAATCCAGAGGATACCTTTAAGGAATTTACCCCTCCGTATATCGGTGAAAGAAAGTTCGACGATATTGAAGTAAAAGAAATTGCCAAGTATATTGATTGGTCTCCTTTCTTCTGGACTTGGGAGCTTAAAGGAATTTATCCAAATATTCTCTCTCATAAAGATTATGGTGAAGAAGCTAAGAAGTTATATCAAGAGGCCCAGGATATTCTCGATGATATTATCGATAATAATCGTTTCAACCCCAAAGCCGTTCTTGGATTCTGGCCAGCATATTCAAAAGAAGAGGAAGTAATCCTTCTCGATGAAAATAAGAATGAATTTGGTACTTTTAATTTCTTACGCCAACAAAAAGAGAAAACACAAAACGATCGACCTTATTTATCTCTAGCAGACTACATTCTTCCTAAAGGAGATAAACAGGACTATATTGGGTCTTTTGTCGTTACAATTGGTAAAGAGGTTGAAGAGTATGCAAAAACTTTTGAAGACAAAGGTGATGATTATACTTCAATTATGGTTAAGGCCGTTGGAGATCGCTTAGCTGAAGCTTATGCTGAATTAATCCACGAAAGAGCACGACAAATGTGTGGAATTGAAAAAGAGCGAGAACTCTCACTTGAGGAGCTTATAAAAGAAAAGTATACAGGAATTAGACCTGCCGCTGGTTACCCTGCTTGCCCAGATCACACTGAAAAAAGTAAAATCTGGGAATACCTAAAGGTTGAAGAACATACTGGTGCAATCTTAACTGAAAGCTATGCGATGTATCCAGCGAGCTCAGTATCAGGCTACATCTTCTTTAACCCTGGCGCAAAATACTTTAATATTTTGAATATTGCAAAGGACCAAGTTGAGTCTTATGCCAAACAAAAAAATCAGAAAGTAGAAGAAATTGAAAGATGGCTAAGGCCAATTCTATAG
- a CDS encoding glycosyltransferase — MHVCIHHHTALPIKTYGGVERLVFWHMKELIKFGHKVTFIGPAESQVTEYGIQHIPWSKKDNWQQLVPDNTDVIHQFFNDDIKLDIPYLINIGGNGFPGEKFDLNTVFVSKSHARNHGSTSYVNNCLDMEEYPAIYKEKEIKDIKNLLFLAKASWRVKNLKQSAKIARQTNKHLHICGGGSKLFGWHPLIHNHGMVGGQHKLDLMRECDALLFAVRWHEPFGLAIIEAMTQGLPVFGSSFGSLPDLIVEGTGRTFYSHEEIIEYFNTTKDIYDREYIRNYALKNFSMENFTNDFLEKYKIVISGEKLNKVAPEWIHPFRAGKRLPF; from the coding sequence ATGCACGTTTGTATTCATCATCACACCGCTCTTCCAATCAAAACATATGGTGGTGTCGAAAGACTTGTTTTTTGGCATATGAAAGAACTCATTAAGTTCGGACATAAGGTTACATTTATTGGACCAGCAGAGAGCCAGGTTACAGAATACGGTATTCAACATATACCTTGGTCAAAGAAAGATAATTGGCAACAACTTGTACCTGATAATACAGATGTTATTCATCAATTTTTCAATGATGATATAAAACTTGATATTCCTTATTTAATTAATATTGGAGGCAATGGTTTTCCTGGTGAAAAGTTTGATCTAAACACTGTTTTTGTTTCCAAGTCCCATGCAAGGAATCATGGATCAACAAGCTACGTAAACAACTGCCTTGATATGGAAGAGTATCCTGCCATCTATAAAGAAAAAGAGATAAAAGATATTAAGAATCTTCTATTTCTAGCAAAAGCATCTTGGCGAGTTAAGAATTTAAAACAATCAGCAAAGATAGCAAGACAGACAAATAAGCATCTTCATATTTGTGGCGGTGGTTCAAAATTATTTGGTTGGCATCCTCTCATTCATAACCATGGAATGGTAGGTGGACAACACAAGCTTGATCTAATGCGCGAATGTGATGCACTCTTGTTTGCAGTTCGCTGGCATGAGCCTTTTGGACTAGCAATTATTGAGGCCATGACTCAAGGTCTACCAGTATTTGGCTCAAGTTTTGGCTCACTTCCTGATTTAATTGTGGAAGGTACAGGAAGAACATTCTATTCTCATGAAGAGATCATCGAATACTTTAATACAACTAAAGACATTTATGATCGTGAATATATTAGAAATTATGCTTTAAAGAACTTCTCTATGGAAAACTTCACAAATGACTTTTTAGAAAAGTATAAAATTGTCATTTCTGGTGAAAAGCTAAATAAAGTGGCTCCAGAGTGGATACACCCATTTAGAGCAGGAAAAAGGCTACCATTCTAG
- a CDS encoding ABC transporter ATP-binding protein — protein MFETIKNIWPLIHRHRLRVIGSMLFGVGMALIKGGQVALIGPLFNKGLSPDSTMEDILSLVGLLCLLALINLPVRFFHFYWMEYSMNDAICEIRTKIYSKIQDIPISFYTTTKQGDVISTILNDTMIYSQGISGIITMVREPVTLIVLLGYAFYIDWQLTLVTFAILPLMLFVFTFFGKRVRAHQEDVQRRLSDMTHIIGEGVGGQKIIKAFNLQDYTRNFFKSYQREFFDFQMKAEVMRQFSHPLVEFITTLTLSAVIVFAQIKISGSSMSTGDFITFIGIMAMIQDPIRKTNDGNLKINQAQAAEKRIFKFLKVENEADPGTQENFELKERISFKNLDFSYGDNQVINNLSFDIEKGEKVALVGLSGSGKSTLINVLLGLYPVKKGSYKIDGVDSSDFTLKGLREYFGLVSQDIFLFNTTIRENLMLDKDVSEEKLEEALKVAHATDYINELPEGLETIIGDRGVRLSGGQAQRLTIARAYLQDNDVFLFDEATSALDNESEKVVQESLNDLAKNKTVVAVAHRLSTIQNYDKIIVLKDGQKIEQGRHEELMALGGEYKKLYELSMRS, from the coding sequence ATGTTTGAAACTATTAAAAATATATGGCCATTGATACATCGCCATCGCTTACGAGTTATCGGAAGTATGCTCTTTGGTGTTGGAATGGCCTTGATTAAAGGTGGGCAAGTTGCGCTCATTGGTCCTTTATTTAATAAAGGTTTATCACCTGATTCGACTATGGAAGATATCTTGAGTCTTGTGGGTCTTCTATGTTTACTTGCTTTGATTAACTTGCCGGTAAGATTCTTTCATTTTTATTGGATGGAATATTCAATGAATGACGCTATCTGTGAGATTAGAACGAAGATTTATTCAAAAATCCAAGATATTCCAATCTCATTTTATACAACAACAAAGCAGGGTGATGTCATTTCAACAATCTTAAATGATACAATGATCTACTCTCAGGGGATTAGTGGGATTATCACTATGGTCCGTGAACCAGTGACGCTGATTGTACTTCTTGGTTATGCATTTTATATCGACTGGCAACTAACTTTAGTTACTTTTGCAATCTTACCTCTAATGCTCTTTGTTTTTACATTCTTTGGAAAAAGGGTACGTGCCCATCAAGAGGATGTTCAAAGGCGCCTATCTGACATGACTCATATTATTGGTGAAGGTGTTGGTGGACAAAAAATTATCAAGGCCTTCAATCTTCAAGACTATACAAGAAATTTTTTCAAAAGTTATCAGAGAGAGTTTTTTGATTTTCAAATGAAAGCAGAAGTGATGAGGCAGTTTTCTCATCCTTTAGTTGAATTCATTACAACTTTAACTCTTTCTGCCGTTATTGTTTTTGCTCAGATTAAGATTTCTGGAAGTTCAATGAGTACGGGAGACTTTATTACTTTTATTGGTATCATGGCAATGATTCAAGATCCGATTAGAAAAACTAATGACGGAAACTTGAAGATTAATCAGGCACAAGCGGCAGAGAAAAGAATTTTTAAGTTTTTAAAAGTTGAAAATGAAGCTGATCCTGGAACTCAAGAAAACTTTGAGTTAAAAGAAAGAATTTCATTCAAAAACTTAGACTTCTCGTATGGTGATAACCAGGTCATTAATAACTTAAGCTTTGATATTGAAAAAGGTGAGAAAGTAGCGTTAGTTGGACTTTCTGGATCAGGTAAATCGACCTTGATTAATGTTCTCTTAGGCCTTTATCCAGTTAAAAAGGGAAGTTATAAGATTGACGGAGTTGACTCTTCTGACTTTACACTTAAAGGCTTACGCGAATACTTTGGCCTTGTTTCTCAGGATATTTTCTTATTTAACACTACAATCAGAGAAAACCTGATGTTAGATAAAGATGTATCGGAAGAGAAGTTGGAGGAAGCACTTAAGGTTGCTCATGCAACAGATTATATTAATGAACTACCTGAAGGGCTTGAGACTATTATAGGTGATCGAGGAGTAAGGCTTTCAGGAGGTCAAGCTCAGAGGTTAACGATAGCCCGTGCTTATCTTCAAGATAATGATGTATTTTTATTTGATGAAGCTACTTCTGCCTTAGATAATGAATCTGAAAAAGTCGTTCAAGAATCATTAAATGATCTTGCAAAGAATAAGACAGTTGTTGCAGTTGCTCATAGGCTTTCAACAATTCAAAATTACGATAAAATAATTGTTCTAAAAGATGGACAAAAGATTGAGCAGGGACGTCACGAAGAACTGATGGCCTTAGGTGGAGAGTACAAAAAACTATATGAATTAAGTATGAGATCTTAA
- a CDS encoding amidohydrolase: protein MDGKSPAYIEAVVERDGKTVFTGEKKEAFKKYPDANRVNLEGKAMLPSFLDSHGHFVAAIQMVNQVNLSIPPVGNVESIKDIQKSLVNFQRSNQIPKGEWVVGWGYDNEGLLEKRHVTKIDLDEVLPEHKVMLIHVSGHGIVLNSKALSWANINNETKTPSGGVIARLNDSNEPTGLLMETAYFSLVLDKLPPMSEVDMLKLLDKSQQLYASFGYTHMQDGATLAKDIKFFKKAAKNKSLYLDLVALPVFTEYEKWFDKDDFIFGKYENHLKFQGVKMLQDGSPQGKTAFISDEYLTGGPGGQRHWHGEGILKKDEFLNLFKLFSDKGLQIFTHANGDAAIDEVIEATKFSGIDASNDRRFVVIHSQFQRPDQLDEYVKLGLTPSYFTNHTFFWGDVHIKNIGKSKASFISPIKAAVDKGLIYSNHSDFNVTPLDPFFILWTATTRKTREGVILGEEQRVDMYTALQGLTTGPAYQVFEEERKGKIKVGFLADYVILDKDPMRITGDEIKDIQVIETIKNGKVVYSKN from the coding sequence ATGGATGGGAAGTCTCCAGCATATATTGAAGCTGTTGTAGAAAGGGATGGAAAAACAGTTTTTACAGGAGAAAAAAAAGAGGCATTTAAAAAGTATCCTGATGCAAATAGAGTAAACTTAGAAGGTAAGGCGATGTTACCAAGCTTTCTTGATTCTCATGGACACTTTGTTGCTGCTATTCAAATGGTTAATCAAGTAAATCTTTCAATACCTCCAGTGGGAAATGTAGAAAGTATAAAGGATATCCAAAAGTCATTAGTTAACTTTCAGCGCTCAAATCAAATTCCAAAAGGAGAATGGGTTGTTGGTTGGGGCTATGATAATGAAGGCTTATTAGAAAAACGACATGTTACAAAAATAGACTTAGATGAGGTTCTTCCTGAACATAAAGTAATGCTAATACATGTCTCTGGGCATGGGATTGTTCTAAATTCAAAGGCATTAAGTTGGGCCAATATTAATAATGAAACGAAAACACCGTCAGGTGGAGTCATTGCGCGCTTAAATGATTCAAATGAGCCAACAGGTCTTTTAATGGAGACAGCCTACTTCTCTCTTGTTTTAGATAAGTTGCCTCCGATGTCCGAAGTGGATATGCTCAAGCTTCTTGATAAGTCACAACAGTTATATGCTTCATTCGGTTATACACATATGCAGGATGGTGCAACATTAGCAAAAGATATTAAATTTTTTAAAAAAGCTGCAAAGAATAAAAGTCTTTATCTAGATCTTGTGGCCCTTCCTGTATTTACTGAGTATGAAAAATGGTTTGATAAAGATGATTTTATATTTGGAAAATATGAAAATCACCTTAAGTTTCAGGGAGTCAAAATGCTACAAGATGGGTCACCTCAGGGAAAAACAGCATTTATCAGTGATGAGTACCTTACTGGAGGTCCAGGAGGTCAGAGACATTGGCACGGAGAAGGAATATTAAAAAAAGATGAGTTTTTGAATCTTTTTAAATTATTTTCTGATAAAGGCCTTCAGATCTTCACCCATGCTAATGGTGATGCTGCTATTGATGAAGTTATTGAGGCAACAAAATTTTCCGGTATAGATGCATCAAATGATCGACGCTTTGTCGTTATTCATTCTCAATTTCAGCGTCCGGATCAATTAGATGAATATGTAAAATTAGGTCTGACTCCATCTTATTTTACTAATCACACATTCTTTTGGGGAGATGTTCATATTAAGAATATTGGGAAATCTAAGGCAAGCTTTATAAGCCCAATAAAGGCCGCTGTTGATAAAGGGTTAATATACTCGAATCATTCTGACTTTAATGTAACTCCTCTGGATCCATTTTTTATTCTTTGGACAGCTACAACAAGGAAAACACGAGAAGGAGTTATTTTAGGTGAGGAACAACGTGTCGATATGTATACCGCATTACAGGGATTGACAACTGGGCCAGCTTATCAAGTATTTGAAGAAGAAAGAAAGGGGAAGATCAAGGTTGGATTTTTAGCGGATTATGTCATTCTAGATAAGGATCCGATGAGGATAACAGGTGATGAAATTAAGGATATTCAAGTAATTGAGACAATTAAAAATGGAAAAGTAGTCTATTCAAAAAATTAA
- a CDS encoding endonuclease/exonuclease/phosphatase family protein produces MFKFTVITSNIRFDNPADGEHDWHNRRKLLACAINGYHPDIIGTQEGWQPQLKDLEGLLQGLKIVEENRQWIDDRMYPSIYYRPSKFKLIHSGDIWLSETPYIAASKSFGSAFPRVCTWAILEARANNKKFFVVNAHLDHLKTNTRQEQINVLINEINRLRSDYPVILTGDFNESPFEQVRSIINQRIPELIDPWLEHKHEECESHHSFKGQREDGSRIDWILCSKDKLKCEEILMHKEESDGIYPSDHFPVVATISAK; encoded by the coding sequence ATGTTTAAGTTCACAGTAATTACATCAAATATTCGCTTCGATAATCCAGCAGATGGAGAGCACGATTGGCACAATAGAAGAAAGCTTCTGGCATGCGCAATTAATGGGTATCATCCTGATATCATTGGAACCCAAGAAGGATGGCAACCTCAACTAAAGGACCTTGAAGGACTGCTCCAAGGACTTAAGATTGTTGAAGAAAATCGTCAATGGATCGATGATCGAATGTATCCTTCTATATATTATAGGCCTTCAAAATTTAAACTTATTCACTCTGGAGACATCTGGCTATCTGAGACGCCGTATATTGCAGCTTCAAAATCATTTGGAAGTGCGTTTCCTAGAGTATGTACATGGGCAATTTTAGAAGCAAGAGCGAATAATAAGAAATTCTTTGTTGTGAATGCTCACCTTGATCATTTAAAGACTAATACAAGACAAGAGCAAATAAATGTTCTTATCAATGAAATAAACCGTCTAAGGTCTGATTATCCAGTCATACTGACAGGAGACTTTAACGAATCACCTTTTGAGCAAGTACGCTCAATTATCAATCAAAGAATCCCCGAGCTCATAGATCCATGGCTTGAGCACAAGCATGAAGAATGTGAAAGTCACCATAGCTTTAAGGGGCAACGAGAAGATGGCTCACGCATTGATTGGATTCTTTGTTCAAAAGATAAATTAAAATGCGAAGAGATCTTAATGCACAAGGAAGAAAGTGATGGGATATACCCGTCGGATCACTTTCCTGTAGTTGCAACGATATCTGCTAAGTGA
- a CDS encoding phosphatidylserine decarboxylase, whose product MDIRYYNRYTNKVEVEKVYGDGAVRFLYSNPIGKLLSGAVTSSIVSTFYGELQSMTFTKNKIPKFVKDFEINLDDYLPAEGRSLDDPYGSFNEFFIRRFKDGKREFNAAENEMPAFSEARYFGYESIQNSYKIPVKGKYLNSTELLQNKKWQDVFNDGPLLLARLCPVDYHRFHYPLDGQVIDYYKVDGTYHSVNPIALKMKNDIFSTNIREVTIIETEKFGKLAYVEVGATMVGRIVQTSDLKECKQGQEKGYFLFGGSTVIVLGEKGKWSPSDDIINNTKNGIETYIHLADIVATTGK is encoded by the coding sequence GTGGATATACGCTATTATAATCGATATACGAATAAGGTTGAAGTTGAAAAGGTTTATGGAGATGGAGCTGTTCGTTTTTTATACTCAAACCCTATTGGAAAGCTTTTGTCTGGTGCTGTTACTTCATCAATAGTGTCGACTTTCTATGGTGAATTACAAAGTATGACATTTACAAAGAATAAAATTCCAAAATTTGTAAAAGATTTTGAAATTAACCTTGATGACTATTTGCCAGCTGAAGGCCGTTCATTAGATGATCCATATGGTAGCTTCAACGAATTCTTTATTAGACGATTCAAAGATGGTAAGCGTGAATTTAACGCTGCTGAAAACGAAATGCCTGCTTTTAGTGAAGCGAGATATTTTGGATATGAATCAATTCAGAATAGTTATAAAATTCCTGTAAAAGGAAAGTATTTAAATTCAACTGAATTACTCCAGAATAAGAAGTGGCAGGATGTCTTTAATGATGGCCCACTATTATTGGCAAGATTGTGTCCAGTTGATTACCACCGATTCCACTATCCACTAGATGGACAAGTCATTGACTATTATAAAGTTGATGGTACTTATCACTCGGTAAATCCCATTGCTTTAAAAATGAAAAATGATATTTTTTCTACGAATATACGTGAAGTAACGATTATCGAGACTGAAAAGTTTGGAAAATTAGCTTATGTTGAAGTAGGGGCCACGATGGTTGGCCGTATTGTTCAAACAAGTGATCTTAAAGAATGTAAGCAAGGTCAGGAAAAAGGTTACTTCCTCTTTGGTGGATCGACTGTAATTGTATTAGGTGAAAAAGGTAAGTGGTCACCTTCAGACGATATAATCAATAATACAAAAAATGGTATTGAAACTTATATTCACTTAGCAGATATCGTTGCAACTACAGGAAAGTGA
- a CDS encoding S1C family serine protease produces the protein MRTKIGHFFLTFLLLASFNTHALFNEGQARLESEKNTISIFKDSVNSVVNISSLGKLRARRGFFFSSSTREVVKGEGSGWIWDKNGHIITNYHVVEGADNFLIRFNNNKKEYKATLVGTEPAKDIAVLKLLEVPRDITPLKTGDSNNVQVGQKAIAIGSPFGLDATVTTGIISAKQRGIQGIGGVEIRGMLQTDSSINPGNSGGPLIDSSGNVIGVNTMIFSSSGSSAGVGFAVPINIVKKIVPQIIKFGMVKRPGLGIAIAEKRELAYFYGIDLEKGLPIQSVRPGGPSEKAGLKGLSQNPRTREVKLGDVILKVDGKEINDFDDIFNILYEYKVGDIVEVLYRRGSALKKAKVKLEEIKR, from the coding sequence ATGAGAACAAAAATAGGACATTTTTTCTTAACTTTTTTATTACTAGCTTCGTTTAATACACATGCATTATTTAACGAAGGCCAAGCAAGATTAGAGTCTGAAAAGAATACCATTTCTATATTTAAAGATTCAGTGAATTCTGTTGTGAATATCTCTAGTCTTGGCAAACTAAGAGCACGTCGCGGCTTCTTCTTTAGCTCATCAACAAGAGAAGTCGTAAAAGGTGAAGGTTCTGGATGGATCTGGGACAAAAATGGACATATTATTACCAATTATCATGTCGTTGAAGGCGCCGATAATTTCTTAATTCGTTTTAATAATAACAAAAAAGAATACAAAGCAACACTTGTCGGTACTGAGCCAGCAAAGGATATCGCTGTATTAAAGTTACTAGAAGTCCCTAGAGATATTACTCCATTAAAGACCGGAGATTCAAATAATGTTCAAGTCGGTCAAAAAGCAATTGCCATAGGATCGCCATTTGGTCTGGATGCAACAGTGACGACAGGAATAATTTCAGCAAAACAAAGAGGAATACAAGGAATTGGTGGAGTAGAAATTCGCGGAATGTTACAAACAGATAGTTCAATTAATCCAGGAAACTCTGGTGGACCACTTATTGATTCTTCTGGAAATGTTATTGGTGTTAACACAATGATCTTTTCAAGCTCAGGATCATCTGCAGGAGTTGGATTTGCTGTTCCAATTAATATCGTTAAGAAAATTGTCCCTCAAATAATCAAGTTCGGAATGGTTAAAAGACCAGGACTAGGAATTGCTATTGCTGAAAAAAGAGAGCTTGCTTACTTCTACGGAATAGACCTAGAAAAAGGGCTTCCAATACAAAGTGTAAGGCCAGGCGGGCCATCTGAGAAGGCCGGACTAAAAGGTCTTTCACAAAATCCTAGAACAAGAGAAGTGAAGCTAGGAGATGTTATCTTAAAAGTAGATGGTAAAGAAATTAACGATTTTGATGATATTTTTAATATTCTCTACGAATACAAAGTTGGTGATATTGTGGAAGTTCTATACCGTCGCGGTAGCGCACTTAAGAAAGCAAAAGTTAAACTAGAAGAAATTAAGCGCTAG